The Pelobates fuscus isolate aPelFus1 chromosome 2, aPelFus1.pri, whole genome shotgun sequence genome has a segment encoding these proteins:
- the LOC134586222 gene encoding uncharacterized protein LOC134586222: MSVTRAQPSPFGQLRREKHIDHIFRISTDEKMVCSCLEVRPVQTFNQYNDFTSQEEKHEKHKNEKLTRPKNITRKETTQVTTSASPSDKSSEIRPMGDKPRIQRMLTAVEELDESTSSELQILAGDKQFFITSKVKPQGLRCQPERLYIISTRTAKQLLVATEDSSFLCFHLCGPARSCSLQLCDQNREEVLRFCRPYRMDVCCLFCCLMVIRVFSSTNSPIGSVQQR; this comes from the exons ATGTCAGTTACAAGGGCACAACCATCGCCTTTTGGACAGCTTAGAAGAGAGAAACACATTGATCATATCTTTAGGATTTCTACAGATGAGAAAATGGTCTGCAGTTGCTTAGAGGTTCGACCCGTACAGACATTTAATCAGTACAATGATTTCACAAGTCAAGAAGAAAAGCATGAGAAGCATAAAAATGAAAAGCTTACCCGTCCCAAAAATATAACAAGAAAAGAAACTACTCAGGTAACTACTTCTGCTTCTCCATCTGATAAGTCCTCTGAGATAAGACCCATGGGGGATAAACCAAGGATACAAAGAATGTTAACAGCAGTTGAAGAGTTGGATGAGTCAACTTCTTCTGAATTGCAGATTTTGGCTGGTGACAAACAGTTCTTTATTACCTCCAAGGTCAAGCCACAAG gtTTGAGATGTCAACCAGAGAGATTATATATTATCTCCACTAGGACAGCTAAACAACTACTTGTGGCTACTGAAG ATTCCAGCTTCCTGTGTTTCCACCTGTGTGGTCCAGCTcgctcctgcagcctccaactATGTGACCAGAACCGAGAGGAAGTGCTGAGATTCTGTCGACCTTACAGAATGGATGTGTGCTGCCTATTCTGTTGTCTGATGGTGATCAGAGTATTTTCTTCAACAAACAGCCCAATTGGTTCAGTACAGCAGAGGTGA